The genomic interval CGGCGCAGCAACTGCTCGGCCACGGCCATCATGCCCAGCGCCATCTGCTCGTCGGTCACACCGGCTGCGGCGTAGGAGTCCCATACGGCGCCCGCGCTCTCGCCGGCGGCCCGGTGACCGCGCTCGCGCGCGTCCTCCACCGCTGTCAGCACGGCCAGGGCCGGCTCCGAGTACCAGTGCGGGTGCAGCCATTCGTATCGCGGGTCGTTCACGTCATCCTCATCCACGTCGTCTTTGAAGCGTCTCCCGGGTCTACCTCAATCCGGGCCTCGAGAATCCCGCCGGCGGGGTCGGGTGCGCGATGTTCACGCACCCCCCGAGAAGCGGACCTCGAGAGTTCACCAGTGTGCGCCGTCGACGCCCCGTCAGCCACCGATTTCGCAAATCACCACGGATGGGCCCAGCGAATCCGGACAGGTCGATCTTTGCCTGCGGCATGAACCCCGCCGCCCTATGGTCAAGGCGTATCGACCGGATGACGTAGCCGGGGGGGCAGTCGTCATGCAGAGCCGGGTTGCCGCGCGGGCAGCCGCAGTGGTCGTCCCGATTGTAGCGCTGGCCGTCGTGGTGGTGCGGTCCCAGGGCGGGTCCACCGCAATCGCCGAGACACCACTGCCGACCCCATCGCCGATGCCGACCTGCAGCACCGCGCTGGGCGCGCTGCTGCCGACCTCGGTGAGCATTCCCGGCGTGAACAACAAGATCACCGTCCTGCCGCTGCCGCGCGACTCGCACAACGTCCCCGGCACCCCGCCGCTGACCAACCTCGGCAAGACCGAGATGGCCTTCGACCTCGGCAGTGGCATCAAGCCGGGCGACTCGAGCGGTAACGCGCTGCTCAACGCGCACACCTGGCCGGACGGCAGTGCGCTGGGCAACAAACTGCTCGCGAAGCTGCAGAAGGGCGATCAAATCGTCGTGCACGGTGCCCTGGGCCAGGTCTGCTACCGGGTCAACGACCGGGTCGAGGTGCCCGCCGACGACAACGGCAAGCGCTACTTCGCCACCTCCGGCCAACCCCAGATCGCCCTCATCGTCTGCTCCGGCAAGCGCATCGGGCCGGGCGACTGGACAATGCGCACCATCTGGTACGCCTCACCCATCGCCTGAACACGGGGGCCGCACGTCGCGGCGGGCTACGCTCGGTGGCCCCCGACGGCAGGACCGCCGATGCCCTCAGCCCAGGACCGCGCCACCGCGCTGATCCGCCGATTCCGGCGCGAGCCGGACGCCAGCGCGCGCTCGCTGCTGGTCACCATCTTCGGCGACTCGGTGGTCCCGCACGGCGGGGAGATCTGGCTGGGCAGCCTGCTGCGGCTGGTCGAGCCACTGGGCATCAGCGAGCGGCTGGTACGCACCTCGGTGCAGCGCCTGGTGGCCGACGGTCTGCTGGTGACGCGCCGTCACGGCAGGCGCAGCTTCTACTCGGTCCCTCCGGCGGCCCGGCACGACTTCTGGGAGGCCGATCAGCGGATCTACCACCCGCGGGCGGGCACCCCGTGGGACGGGCGGTGGACGATCGTCATGGAGACACCGGCCCTGGGCGCTGCGGGTCGCGTGACGTTGCGTCAGCACTTGGCCTGGCTCGGTTTCTCCTCACTCGGCCCGTCGGTGCACGTGTGCCCGCTGGACCGCACTGACGAACTCTCCCAACTGTTGACCGACGCCGGCCTGGCCGCGCAGGTCGCCGTGTTGCGCGGCGAGCTCACCGCCGGCGGATTGGCCGATACCGACCTGGCACAGGTGATGACCACCCAACTGGCGGCCATCGATCCTGCGTGGCGTTCGTTCCTGCGTCACTTCGGCCCGATCGCGCAGGCCCTGGACGCCGCCGACGCCGAGGTGGACGCGGAGACCGCCTTCCTCACCCGCACGCTGCTGGTGCATGCCTA from Sporichthyaceae bacterium carries:
- a CDS encoding class F sortase, giving the protein MQSRVAARAAAVVVPIVALAVVVVRSQGGSTAIAETPLPTPSPMPTCSTALGALLPTSVSIPGVNNKITVLPLPRDSHNVPGTPPLTNLGKTEMAFDLGSGIKPGDSSGNALLNAHTWPDGSALGNKLLAKLQKGDQIVVHGALGQVCYRVNDRVEVPADDNGKRYFATSGQPQIALIVCSGKRIGPGDWTMRTIWYASPIA
- a CDS encoding PaaX family transcriptional regulator C-terminal domain-containing protein yields the protein MPSAQDRATALIRRFRREPDASARSLLVTIFGDSVVPHGGEIWLGSLLRLVEPLGISERLVRTSVQRLVADGLLVTRRHGRRSFYSVPPAARHDFWEADQRIYHPRAGTPWDGRWTIVMETPALGAAGRVTLRQHLAWLGFSSLGPSVHVCPLDRTDELSQLLTDAGLAAQVAVLRGELTAGGLADTDLAQVMTTQLAAIDPAWRSFLRHFGPIAQALDAADAEVDAETAFLTRTLLVHAYRRVVLREPDLPVELWPREWIGERAYAIAATCYHALSAPADVHLLAVCQVDGAPLPPPEAVYAARYPAPTEPGRHLSVVPGA